tatttaacacaagggagattaatcccaaatatagtttttcactatattcaacatggtatctaaagtataagtttttcttttcgttGATCCTGCCCATTACAACCGCTGTCGCTGTTAGAAGTTACCGTCCCTGATGTTAGTGTCGTTGTCTCCATCGCCGactgttgagactttggcaagtgtaccaaatcgctcaagtagtaataccggtaagaccgaatatcgtttcccaagtgACTTCGTTATTACTCTACgatcgtataattactaactaattcaaactaaagaatgattccaattttgtttggtattgtgcaatgaaagtaaaatttatgcataagtaaaagtttgagctacttggggccaaaacaagtaaatatgaaatgattgataactatgtggaatgaatatgttggagaatgatttcactAATTCCttctatgcaaatgcactacactacccttcatcaattacttgttcttgtcaactagctaaaTTACtaaaacccaattccttggtgagaTAGCCTAAGTTCATTTGTTACATCCTAATCCCTTGGTAATCCAACAAactcacccgcattaagaaaagaagtttatgacGACTAATGGTtctagctctatccctagacattATTccccttaggtgtttagtctagttcaaggttcacccaatgtttcccaaccttaagtaaaccccacaatcaagctatggttgatcaagtcataactagcattaagagaaagacaaaaacaccaacaagcaatgaatgaagcatttttcatttaaacacaagtgcatttacaagaagttcttagtttacatcactctccaacaagaataaacttagctctccattaatggagagcttgagcttacaatgggatgaaaatggtgaagaagaatacccaaggaagaagaagggtgaGTTCCCACAGCCCAAAACTTGCTCCAAGAGGTCCAAAACGATGCTTCAgagcttcagccgccaagaagTTCCTAaccctcgaaaactgtgtgccttttatagggTAGGGTGCCACATCAGACAATTCGCGCCCAACGCCATTAAAgtggcgcccagcgtgaaaCATCCCTGGAAACAGTGGATTTTCACGCCCAACGTGAGGAAGTGGCGCCCAACGTGAAATCTTGCTAGAAACAGTCAGTTTTCACACCCAGCGTGAGAAGGGTGGCGCCCAGCGCCAGTCTAGGTGAGCTTCTTGGACTTCTTTTTTGTGGTCctcccttggttctccactctttaacttgaatgcctttccaaagtactcaaagttcctacaaaatttgaggaaaagagatgaaaactcaAGTGTATAACCTAAGCtaagtttattcacaaagttggataaagaagaggatcaaacatgtttaaagcttcaggagtgttgatttggcatgaaaaatgcaccatagataatggtaagaattaccgttatcaccGACCACCTTCATTGGGCTCACCATGACCTGGCTGTGTTGATTAGGCCTCTTTCGAGTTCTAGGTTTTGTACTCTCTTTCTTGTTCATGGCTTCTAACCCATCCATATATGCTAACTATGTCAATGTGCATTTATCTATTGATAAGTTAGACAGTACTAATTATGCAACTTGGGTATTAGACGTTAAACTTTGGCTTAAGAGTCAAGGGTATCTTGATCATATTACTCAGAATGTGACAACTATTGATTCCGCTGCAGTTACCCATTGGTTGAAAGTTGATGCTCAGTTATGCATTGTTCTCAAGGGTACCCTTCATTcctctttaaaacaaatttttcgtTCGTATGAAACATGTTTTGAAATCTAGGAACATGCTAAATTATTATACATCAATGATACTCAAcgtctttatggtgtttgtcatGATCTTCTCAACGTTCTTGCTCCTCGGTGTCAGGACTCTATGACTGATTATATGGATAAAATtcatgcattattatttttttattataacctataaaatacatttgatgTATTAAATTGCTCTAAAATCACTCTTCCCCAATTACCCTCAAGTAAACATCCTCAGAGAGAGCGAGGAGGGGACAACAGCAAAGAGGAAAAATAAGAAGAGGGATGTAGGATTTCAGATGAGATGTGGCAGAAAAGTGAAACAAGAAAGACTTACGAGGGAAGAAAAGTAAGGTCTCACATGCAACTTATGACTAGATggatcaacatttttttaaaatcaaaatatgctATCTGACAACTGACAAAGCTAAACTTAAGAGAGTACAGTTcggattaaaaaatatttgggAAGTGGTGAGGCACAGGGAGAATCACTCGTTAAACAGTTGGGCCTGGACATCCACCAAAAAAGACACTGGTGCTTCGGAATTTGTTTAAAGAATGAACCCACTGGAACAGAACAACCCTGTTAACCTTGGTTCAAGAAGACCATCTCGAGCCTCACAACTTCCATCTCATCTTCGTGATTATGAGATGTTTAGTGATTCAGCCGTGACAACAGAAGGTAATTTGGTGCATTTTGCTCTCATTACAGAAGCTGAACCAGTATAATTTAAAGATGCAGTTAAAAATGCAAACTGTTTGAGTGCAATGGAGGAAGAGATAAAGACTCGATTGAAAGGAATGAGACTTGGGAAATTGTCAAGTTGCCACCAGACAAGAAACCAATTGCACTCAAATAGGTTTATAAGATCAAGGTGAATCCAAATGGTGATGTGACTAGATATAAGTCAGGTTTGTGGCCAAGTACTTTTGCAGAAAGCTAGCATATACTATAATGAAGTCTATTCCCGAAACGGGACCACAAAAACTTGTTGAGTAATCCTCCCTGCACCTCTTGGATCTCGTCCTGCACCTCCTACTTCTCTTTTAATTCCAATTGTACCCCTATATCTGTGACCCTGTTCATTGGGTTTATAAAAAGTAACTTTATCTGTCGCAACTCAGAGAAAAAACCCTACACCCCCTATTTTCATTCTTCCCTTCCCTTGAGTAGTCTTCCTCTCCTCCCCTCCCTCCAACCAGTGCATCCCTTCGTGCAGCTCGTAACCTGGTGCTATCTTGACATTGGGCGTGGGCTGTCAGCGTAGCTGGGTAGCAGTTCTTCgtgtttgaagttttttttctgGCGTCAAGGTTAGTATTTCTCCTCTCCTCTCGTAGATCTGGTAAAAGAATTGGATGgatttttttgtgtgtatatgAACTGTGCATGGAGAGGCCGTGAAGGGTTAACCGCAAATGGTACTGCGGTTAACCCCTGCCGCAGTACGAACAGTGTATGGTTTTGGGGTGCGTTGTGGAATCGCAAGTCGTTTTGCGGTTAAGGCTTGTCCCAGCTCGATCAGCGTCTGAAACCAACCGTCGATGGATCTGCGGTTGGTTTGGTTTTGGGGGTGCACGGGAGAAACGCAGCTTAAACTGCGGTTGGAGTAAAACGCAGCTCAGACTGCGTTGGAGGGAAACACAGCTCAGACTGCGGTTTTGGAGTTgcggtttctttttttttccttaatttttttttcaaaacgttgtttttttaattttaggttgtttgtaaattttttttaagtttataaaattttatatattatttattattaatgtaatttagattaagtattaattatgattttttattaagtattaattaatttattgaatgaaataatttttattattctaaactatattttcgtaaataattttagtatattatttattatgtatataattttagttaatttttattatcattaaattatattttcgtaaataattttagtatattatttattatgtatataattcttaaataatttttgtatattatttattatgtatataattttagttaatttttttattttttttatgaatttagaagttatattaaattatttattaattaaataattattattatccctTATCCCTGTGcgtaaatttgattttgttaaatattatatttttttatttgtatttatttaagtattataataagtaatacttttgttattttttttaattattattaattttatttttttatttcttcttatttgtttcaatatttgttaatagatttttttagttttttttatttcttttcattttaattttgttttatagaatatattgataatataattagttaatagAAATGGTAAGAATTAGAGGCGCATCATCTTCCCATCGAGAGGCTTCATCGTCTCGTGGTcaaccatcatcttcatcacatGATGAAAGGAGACGACCTATGACTTCTGTTCGTAGAAGACGCATAGAGGAATATCGCATGGACGTCATTGATGAGCATCATTATGAGGACCACGAGGAGTCTATACAACAGGGACATCGTGAGGAGGACTATGTTCAGCATGAGGATGTTCAAGAGCAAGATGACTatagtgaggaagaagatgaagatgaagatggagatgAAGTTCAAGATGATGGATTTCCAAGAGGTCCACATGACACCTCCTTACTTACACATTATTCCCAGCATGTTGCATATGTCATATGGCAAGGCCAGGTTGGCAATCAACCTAAATGTTAATTGTTGATTaattgcttatttatttttgttatataattaagtGTTTTTATGTAGGATCGAGGGGAGATTCAATTGAGTACccatggtaaaaaattaaaaaattttggaatgTATCATGAGGCTATCAAGCCATATATATCCATGTCGGGGTTGGCTTCCTTAGTCAACCTATCCTACGAGTATGCTGATCATGAATTGATCGTTTCACTTGCGGAGAGATGACACCTAGAGACAAATACTTTCCATCTTCCGGTAGGCGAGATGAGCGTCACATTAGATGATGTTCACAATCTGCTCCACCTACCTATCATGGGGCAATTTTGTGAGGTGGAGGACCTAGAGTACGATGAGGTTCGATCTCATCTTATGGACTTGCTTGGCGTCGATCGCGCCAAAGCTTCAGCCGAGATGAAGAAGTCACGCAGTCCAAAAGTGCGGCTGAGCTGGCTCTGCGAGGTCTACCACGATTGCATTCAGCAGGAGCTTTGGGAGTGCGCTGCTCGGGCGTATTTGTTGCATCTGCTTGGATGCACA
The sequence above is drawn from the Vigna radiata var. radiata cultivar VC1973A chromosome 3, Vradiata_ver6, whole genome shotgun sequence genome and encodes:
- the LOC106756884 gene encoding uncharacterized protein LOC106756884; this translates as MVRIRGASSSHREASSSRGQPSSSSHDERRRPMTSVRRRRIEEYRMDVIDEHHYEDHEESIQQGHREEDYVQHEDVQEQDDYSEEEDEDEDGDEVQDDGFPRGPHDTSLLTHYSQHVAYVIWQGQDRGEIQLSTHGKKLKNFGMYHEAIKPYISMSGLASLVNLSYEYADHELIVSLAER